One window of Desulfobaculum bizertense DSM 18034 genomic DNA carries:
- a CDS encoding ABC transporter permease, with protein sequence MPPPTFTSPMAASPMSRLLHVRRAARFAAQAVRAYRLRSLFVISAIALGIAALTIIVTSIDGAERRTKEIMSMFGPDAAFVLGGDIKSRAVGQRNQTLSWSDVLRLRQSLPGAYLVVPMRGISNITARAGNKNFEVPTIVGATEGYAEVWNWPLAEGRDFTREDVMRGAKVALLGSAVAEELFGNETPLGRTIFLQNLPVRVVGLLTHRGFSGGGNNLDERVIIPLTTLTQRFNLDRKYFRALRIKFRDAQNMPQNAENLRSLLRHLHKLGPGDDDDFTILTADEIIKFVGMLKGGLVIFLGVTAAVAMIVGGFVLANLFYISVNERTAEIGLRKAVGAKSWELTLQFLFEAVILTCLGALLGMILGMALGQTLSSLGILTIEFSFKVFALSLLSAALIGLIFGIRPARSAARMAPVDALRGK encoded by the coding sequence ATGCCTCCACCCACATTCACCTCACCGATGGCCGCATCGCCGATGTCTAGGCTCCTGCACGTTCGACGCGCCGCGCGTTTTGCCGCGCAGGCCGTACGGGCCTACCGTCTCCGCTCTCTCTTCGTCATATCCGCTATTGCTCTAGGCATTGCGGCCCTGACCATCATTGTCACGTCCATCGATGGTGCAGAACGTCGCACCAAGGAAATCATGTCGATGTTTGGCCCTGATGCTGCCTTTGTGCTTGGTGGCGACATCAAAAGCCGAGCTGTTGGGCAACGGAATCAGACGCTTTCGTGGTCGGATGTCCTCCGTTTGCGCCAGTCTCTCCCCGGAGCCTATCTTGTGGTTCCCATGCGCGGCATCAGCAACATCACGGCACGAGCTGGCAACAAAAACTTTGAGGTGCCCACCATTGTTGGAGCCACAGAAGGCTACGCCGAGGTCTGGAACTGGCCGCTTGCCGAAGGCCGCGATTTCACCCGCGAGGACGTCATGCGCGGCGCAAAAGTTGCGCTTCTTGGTTCCGCCGTTGCCGAGGAACTTTTCGGTAACGAAACACCCCTTGGCCGCACTATTTTTTTACAGAATCTTCCCGTACGTGTTGTCGGGCTTCTCACCCATCGCGGTTTTTCTGGCGGTGGCAACAACCTTGACGAACGCGTCATCATCCCCCTCACGACGCTCACCCAGCGCTTCAATCTTGATCGCAAATATTTTCGTGCCCTGCGCATCAAGTTTCGCGATGCCCAGAACATGCCGCAAAACGCCGAGAATTTACGTTCTCTTTTGCGTCACCTCCACAAGCTTGGCCCCGGCGATGACGACGACTTTACCATTCTCACTGCCGACGAAATCATCAAGTTTGTCGGGATGCTCAAGGGTGGCCTCGTTATTTTTCTCGGCGTCACAGCAGCCGTCGCCATGATTGTTGGCGGCTTCGTCCTTGCGAACCTGTTTTACATCAGCGTCAACGAGCGCACCGCAGAAATCGGTCTTCGCAAAGCCGTTGGCGCCAAGAGTTGGGAGCTGACGCTCCAGTTTTTATTTGAAGCCGTTATTTTAACCTGTCTTGGTGCCCTTCTCGGAATGATTCTCGGCATGGCTCTTGGGCAGACACTCAGCAGTCTCGGTATTTTGACCATTGAATTTTCTTTCAAGGTTTTTGCCCTCTCTCTCCTCTCTGCGGCGCTCATTGGTCTCATTTTTGGCATTCGCCCCGCCCGCAGCGCTGCACGAATGGCACCAGTCGACGCCCTCCGCGGCAAGTAA
- a CDS encoding ABC transporter ATP-binding protein, whose protein sequence is MTDTSLISLKDITREYVQGDNVTKVLRGVTLDILQNSFVALTGSSGSGKSTLLHILGLLDRPTAGTYTLNGSLVGTMDDDELSGLRNASFGFVFQSFYLVPYISALENVLLPGLYGPESRKALTERAEDLLNRVGLGDRSSFRPSQLSGGQQQRVALARALINRPSIIFADEPTGQLDSSTSTEIMELLSKIHDVGKTVVIVTHDEDTAAYASTHIHLTDGRIADV, encoded by the coding sequence ATGACCGACACATCTCTCATCAGCCTCAAAGACATCACCCGGGAGTATGTGCAGGGCGACAACGTGACAAAGGTTCTTCGGGGCGTCACCCTCGACATCCTGCAAAACAGCTTTGTTGCCCTGACTGGCAGCTCCGGCTCAGGAAAATCCACGCTGCTCCACATTCTTGGTCTCCTCGACCGCCCCACGGCCGGGACATACACGCTCAACGGTTCTCTTGTGGGTACGATGGACGATGATGAACTCAGTGGATTGCGCAATGCCTCCTTTGGCTTTGTATTTCAGAGCTTTTATCTCGTCCCCTACATCTCCGCGCTGGAAAACGTTCTCCTCCCCGGTCTCTATGGTCCAGAGTCACGAAAGGCCCTCACCGAGCGTGCAGAAGACCTGCTCAACCGAGTGGGACTCGGCGACAGGTCAAGCTTTCGCCCTTCCCAGCTTTCTGGTGGGCAGCAGCAGCGCGTCGCCCTTGCCCGCGCGCTTATCAATCGCCCCAGCATCATCTTTGCGGATGAACCAACAGGGCAGCTCGACAGCAGCACCAGCACAGAAATAATGGAGCTTCTTTCCAAGATTCACGACGTCGGGAAAACCGTGGTCATCGTGACTCACGACGAGGACACCGCCGCCTATGCCTCCACCCACATTCACCTCACCGATGGCCGCATCGCCGATGTCTAG
- a CDS encoding 4Fe-4S binding protein, with protein MKILRASHMERCIGCHSCSLACARLVHKTLSWDRCGIRIASAGGLTTGFEAKTCLACDPAPCSLACPTEAMRQRKGGGVTYRSKLCIHCGQCAKACPVDAIFMSPDENAPYVCIHCGQCVNFCPQNCLEFTEKPTHPKQTGGSS; from the coding sequence ATGAAAATTTTGCGCGCCAGCCATATGGAACGCTGTATCGGCTGCCATAGTTGCTCTCTGGCCTGTGCCAGACTTGTCCACAAAACTCTTTCATGGGACCGCTGCGGCATACGCATTGCCTCTGCTGGCGGACTCACCACGGGCTTTGAAGCAAAAACCTGCCTCGCCTGCGACCCTGCTCCCTGCTCTCTTGCCTGCCCCACAGAAGCCATGCGCCAAAGAAAAGGCGGTGGCGTGACCTATCGCTCCAAGCTCTGCATTCACTGCGGGCAGTGCGCCAAAGCCTGCCCTGTTGACGCCATCTTTATGAGTCCCGATGAAAACGCACCCTATGTCTGCATACACTGCGGCCAGTGCGTGAACTTCTGCCCCCAAAACTGTCTGGAATTTACCGAAAAGCCCACACATCCCAAGCAGACAGGAGGCTCATCATGA
- a CDS encoding methyl-accepting chemotaxis protein encodes MKVKTKLVIISIVAVMGLGALLALSILGGNHMQAASRLESEASDALISMLQARRQEKNFFLRKDVVWYKKAQTEVEELKAHLAKITELDSSMADQVQSALLLVNQYDSNLAKIVATEQELGLSALEGLRGKVRKNFRQMQDRLRILEADDIYATLMRARSAEKNFILWSDDVSLTKYRQEMDAVKTGLGASTKVDARSYSELHEMLGEHEAAFDLLVQKVRLKDSSLNENIIVARKVEPIVQSIASAAALREVHVSHSVLAMALPAGIGTTIFLIIFVFFVARSITNPLEQLQTCAREVTKGHFRAVSRVTLAGEFEALRHDLQLMVESIKKAMEEAHQKSDEAEAQAKLAEEARHNAEKEEQHVRGILTKIQDVAAQSSEIADSLSTASSQLAAEVEQTSKGADSQQTQVTETAAAMEQMAAAVLEVARNSSHAAQNAENSRNDAIEGQARVGHTVADIADVEDSTHELSAVMDDLSEKAQSIGQVMDVIADIADQTNLLALNAAIEAARAGEAGRGFAVVADEVRKLAEKTMSATQEVGHAISGVQDSVQNSVEKRRVAEKALAATVKHAREAGDMLTSIVEKVNETAQMSQSIAAAAEEQSAASEQINHSIDEINQVSNETAAGAEESASAIRAIAHRANELQGLIQELRSMA; translated from the coding sequence ATGAAGGTAAAAACAAAATTAGTTATAATTAGCATTGTCGCAGTTATGGGGCTAGGGGCATTGCTTGCACTTAGTATCTTGGGTGGCAATCATATGCAGGCCGCTTCAAGACTTGAATCAGAGGCTTCTGACGCGCTTATTTCTATGCTGCAGGCTCGGCGACAGGAAAAGAACTTTTTCCTGCGCAAAGATGTTGTCTGGTACAAAAAAGCGCAAACAGAAGTTGAAGAACTGAAGGCGCACCTCGCCAAGATTACTGAGTTGGATAGCTCTATGGCGGATCAGGTCCAGAGTGCTTTGCTCTTGGTCAACCAGTATGATTCGAATTTGGCCAAGATTGTTGCAACAGAGCAGGAACTTGGCCTTTCTGCCCTTGAAGGTTTACGCGGAAAGGTTCGCAAAAATTTCAGGCAGATGCAGGACCGGCTTCGTATTCTTGAGGCAGACGACATTTATGCAACGCTGATGCGAGCCAGAAGTGCAGAAAAGAATTTCATTTTGTGGAGTGACGATGTTTCTCTGACAAAGTATCGGCAGGAAATGGATGCGGTGAAAACCGGTCTGGGGGCGTCTACAAAGGTCGATGCTCGCAGTTACTCCGAGCTTCACGAGATGTTGGGCGAGCATGAAGCTGCATTTGATCTGCTCGTTCAGAAAGTACGGCTCAAGGATTCGAGCCTGAATGAAAATATTATTGTGGCGCGTAAGGTTGAGCCTATTGTTCAGAGCATTGCAAGTGCTGCTGCGCTTCGTGAAGTGCATGTCTCCCACAGTGTTCTGGCGATGGCCTTGCCTGCTGGCATTGGCACAACAATTTTTCTGATTATTTTTGTTTTCTTTGTCGCTCGTTCCATTACCAACCCGCTGGAGCAGCTCCAGACCTGTGCTCGAGAAGTGACCAAGGGGCATTTCCGCGCTGTATCGCGTGTGACTTTAGCTGGCGAGTTTGAGGCGCTTCGGCACGATCTTCAGCTCATGGTTGAGAGCATCAAGAAGGCGATGGAAGAGGCACACCAGAAGAGTGATGAGGCCGAGGCTCAGGCCAAGCTTGCTGAGGAAGCTCGTCACAACGCAGAGAAGGAAGAGCAGCATGTCCGCGGAATTTTGACCAAGATTCAGGACGTTGCCGCGCAGTCTTCTGAAATAGCTGACTCCTTGTCGACTGCCTCTTCACAGCTTGCTGCCGAGGTTGAGCAGACTTCCAAGGGCGCAGATTCTCAGCAGACGCAAGTCACAGAAACTGCCGCAGCAATGGAGCAGATGGCTGCCGCTGTTTTGGAAGTTGCCCGCAATTCTTCTCATGCAGCACAGAATGCCGAGAACAGTCGTAATGACGCCATTGAAGGGCAGGCTCGTGTGGGCCACACTGTCGCCGATATTGCTGATGTTGAAGACAGCACGCATGAACTTTCTGCCGTTATGGATGATTTGAGTGAAAAAGCTCAGTCCATTGGGCAGGTTATGGATGTGATTGCTGACATTGCAGATCAAACAAACCTTCTCGCCCTCAACGCCGCCATTGAAGCCGCTCGCGCTGGTGAGGCTGGACGCGGTTTTGCCGTCGTTGCTGACGAGGTGCGCAAGCTTGCAGAAAAGACCATGTCTGCCACTCAGGAAGTCGGGCACGCTATTTCTGGAGTTCAGGATTCTGTTCAGAATTCTGTCGAGAAGCGGCGCGTTGCAGAGAAAGCCCTCGCCGCGACGGTAAAGCACGCTCGCGAAGCTGGCGACATGCTCACCAGTATTGTTGAGAAAGTTAACGAAACAGCGCAGATGTCTCAGAGTATCGCCGCTGCCGCAGAAGAGCAGTCTGCTGCCTCTGAGCAGATTAATCACTCCATTGACGAAATTAATCAGGTCTCCAACGAGACCGCCGCTGGTGCCGAAGAGTCTGCTAGCGCTATCCGCGCTATCGCTCATCGCGCTAACGAACTGCAAGGCTTGATTCAGGAGCTGCGCAGCATGGCGTAG
- a CDS encoding efflux RND transporter periplasmic adaptor subunit — MPVNSSALKDFASTHKKPLAISGALLFALLVALFVFGRDSDAPQVLETGTVSKGTIQKSLDATGIIKAQVGAIVKIGAQATGRITSMNVRVGQRVKEGDLIAVIDDRELRADEREALARLDRSRSELERVEAVYPLQILEATANLDAARAEYDYSKDNLRRQKRLFKQELIAKDTLDDAFQNSKVKGNIFRARQAAESRLTAEFKKEKVKAQKSIIEAEANLASIRTQLSYTRIMSPLTGVVSQVTAQEGETVVSGLQVTNLITVLDPTRLEMWIYVDETDIGQVEHGMPVEFQVDAYPNAVFHGTIDQVYPEPEIRDNIVYYQALVIVDTNTAKQLRPEMTTQCRIIVSAKDDVLTLPNAALKWIDGTQTVFLVNGRRVSKIHPKLGLAGAERTEILEGLSEGDSVATRLVLSGTGAKK; from the coding sequence ATGCCCGTCAACAGCTCTGCTCTAAAGGATTTCGCCAGTACACACAAAAAACCTCTCGCCATATCCGGAGCACTTCTTTTTGCCCTGCTCGTGGCACTCTTTGTGTTTGGACGCGACTCTGATGCACCCCAAGTTTTGGAAACAGGCACCGTCAGCAAAGGAACCATTCAAAAAAGCCTCGACGCCACAGGAATCATCAAGGCGCAGGTTGGAGCCATCGTCAAAATTGGCGCACAGGCCACAGGGCGCATCACGTCCATGAATGTCCGGGTTGGGCAGCGGGTCAAAGAAGGCGACCTGATTGCGGTCATTGATGACCGTGAGCTGCGCGCCGACGAACGAGAGGCCCTTGCCCGTCTGGACCGCTCCCGCTCTGAGCTGGAGCGGGTCGAAGCGGTGTACCCTCTCCAGATTCTGGAAGCGACGGCCAACCTTGATGCGGCACGTGCGGAGTATGACTACAGCAAAGACAACCTGCGTCGTCAGAAGCGCCTCTTCAAGCAGGAACTCATTGCCAAAGACACGCTTGACGACGCCTTTCAGAACTCCAAGGTCAAAGGCAACATTTTTCGCGCCCGGCAGGCCGCAGAGAGTCGCCTGACAGCCGAGTTCAAAAAGGAAAAAGTCAAAGCCCAGAAAAGCATCATCGAAGCCGAGGCAAACCTTGCCAGCATCAGGACACAGCTTTCTTACACCCGCATCATGAGTCCTCTCACTGGCGTTGTAAGTCAGGTCACGGCGCAGGAAGGCGAAACCGTGGTCTCTGGCCTTCAGGTCACAAATCTAATTACGGTTCTCGACCCAACGCGTCTTGAGATGTGGATTTATGTCGACGAAACCGACATCGGGCAGGTTGAGCACGGAATGCCTGTTGAATTTCAGGTCGATGCCTACCCCAATGCCGTCTTTCACGGCACCATAGACCAGGTCTACCCAGAGCCTGAAATCCGGGACAACATTGTCTATTATCAGGCCCTTGTCATTGTGGACACCAACACGGCAAAGCAGCTGCGCCCAGAAATGACCACCCAGTGTCGCATCATTGTTTCGGCCAAGGACGATGTCCTGACCCTGCCCAATGCCGCACTCAAGTGGATTGATGGCACCCAGACGGTCTTTTTGGTCAATGGTCGCCGCGTCAGCAAGATTCATCCCAAGCTTGGGCTTGCTGGAGCCGAGCGCACTGAAATTCTCGAAGGACTTTCCGAAGGTGATTCCGTGGCGACCCGTCTCGTTCTTTCCGGCACAGGGGCAAAGAAATAA
- a CDS encoding aldehyde ferredoxin oxidoreductase N-terminal domain-containing protein has protein sequence MTDRAFHILHMDLNTGRGKRQDFSSVAKHLGGSSLAAALFEHFGSTELPAHDISQPLIFTIGPLTGFFPLMSKVVCAFKSPYNEQFAESHAGGRLALSMRFAGYDAIVITGQAPELSFLRIGGRHIELEPVPYLHNFDVFAAGKYLRKRCPTDGHGSIIRIGPAGEHKNAFACINVDSFRHFGRLGSGAVMGNKNLKGIAVLGDAEQELPQSKEYKDLFADIYKDVTKPGMMSKYHDLGTAENLLALNELKALPWDNLRKTTRPEIDGISGERFAKELLLRQTACAGCPVGCIHIGLLREQFADENEYLYRQVSYDYEPIFACGSMLGLTQASDVLAVMDECEREGLDVMSAGVALAWAAEALDKKLISTAETIVELKSGDKTGFIQAMPHLARSTNEFYAALAKGALHAASIFGGEDFACVLGQEMAGYATGEVYYVSQALGFRHSHLDSGAYSYDQKIEPGDQDADAAVDYMIDDEHKRVMLTSMVACLFSRKVYTPERLAAALSSLGLSDAAKRLDAASREGQRLRWQLKIDSGFAPESVKIPKRFLEVETWKGPIDGGYVEQLKQHYAAAIRELIHKE, from the coding sequence ATGACCGATCGCGCCTTTCATATTTTGCACATGGACCTGAACACAGGCCGAGGCAAGCGTCAGGACTTTTCGTCTGTCGCAAAGCACCTCGGTGGTTCGTCCCTTGCCGCTGCACTGTTTGAACATTTTGGAAGCACCGAGCTTCCTGCTCACGATATTTCTCAGCCCCTCATCTTCACCATCGGCCCTCTCACGGGCTTTTTCCCCCTTATGAGCAAGGTCGTCTGTGCCTTCAAGTCCCCATACAACGAACAGTTTGCCGAATCACATGCAGGTGGCCGTCTGGCCCTGTCCATGCGCTTTGCAGGCTATGACGCCATTGTCATCACCGGACAGGCTCCAGAACTCAGCTTCCTGCGCATTGGCGGACGGCACATTGAGCTGGAACCCGTCCCCTACCTGCACAACTTTGACGTTTTTGCCGCAGGCAAATACCTTCGGAAACGATGCCCCACTGACGGGCATGGCAGCATCATTCGCATTGGGCCTGCTGGAGAACACAAAAACGCCTTTGCCTGCATCAATGTCGATTCCTTTCGACATTTTGGCCGCCTTGGCTCTGGCGCAGTTATGGGGAACAAAAATCTCAAAGGCATTGCGGTCCTCGGGGATGCAGAACAGGAACTGCCCCAGTCCAAGGAATACAAAGACCTGTTTGCGGACATCTACAAGGACGTGACCAAGCCCGGTATGATGAGCAAATACCACGATCTTGGTACCGCAGAGAATCTGCTGGCCCTAAACGAACTCAAGGCCCTGCCATGGGACAACCTCCGAAAGACCACCCGTCCGGAAATTGATGGCATCTCTGGCGAACGCTTTGCCAAGGAATTGCTTCTGCGCCAGACAGCCTGCGCAGGCTGCCCTGTCGGCTGCATTCACATAGGGCTTCTTCGCGAGCAGTTCGCCGACGAAAATGAATACCTGTACCGGCAGGTCTCCTATGACTATGAGCCAATCTTTGCCTGTGGCTCCATGCTCGGCCTGACGCAGGCCTCTGACGTGCTGGCAGTCATGGACGAGTGCGAGCGCGAAGGGCTGGACGTCATGAGTGCGGGCGTTGCCCTTGCCTGGGCAGCCGAGGCGCTCGACAAAAAGCTCATCAGCACCGCCGAAACCATTGTCGAGCTCAAAAGTGGCGACAAAACCGGATTTATTCAGGCCATGCCCCACCTTGCGCGCAGTACGAACGAATTTTACGCCGCACTTGCCAAGGGAGCACTGCACGCCGCCAGCATATTCGGTGGAGAGGACTTTGCCTGTGTTCTGGGGCAGGAAATGGCAGGATATGCCACAGGTGAAGTGTATTACGTGTCGCAGGCTTTGGGCTTTCGGCACTCTCACCTCGACAGCGGCGCCTACAGTTATGACCAAAAAATAGAACCGGGCGATCAGGACGCGGACGCAGCCGTAGACTACATGATCGACGATGAGCACAAGCGGGTTATGCTCACCTCTATGGTGGCCTGCCTGTTCTCGCGTAAGGTCTACACCCCGGAACGCCTTGCAGCCGCCCTCAGCTCTCTTGGTCTGAGTGATGCGGCAAAACGTCTTGATGCCGCAAGTCGAGAAGGTCAGCGTCTGCGCTGGCAACTTAAAATCGACAGTGGTTTTGCCCCGGAATCAGTCAAAATCCCAAAACGTTTTCTCGAAGTAGAGACCTGGAAAGGCCCCATTGATGGAGGCTACGTCGAACAGCTCAAGCAGCACTACGCCGCAGCGATTCGCGAACTGATACACAAGGAATAA
- the rnhA gene encoding ribonuclease HI, which yields MSDKTIIHTDGSALGNPGPGGWGAVLRYKDNYKEISGGFKNTTNNRMELTAVIEALQALTRPCDVVLYSDSKYFLDAIRKGWLKNWLKNGWKTAGKKPVKNKDLWQKIIPLIEKHSIQYEWVKGHSGNPDNERCDILAKEAAQLPGLPKDPGFTE from the coding sequence ATGAGCGATAAAACAATCATTCACACCGACGGCTCCGCCCTCGGAAACCCCGGCCCCGGCGGCTGGGGCGCCGTCCTTCGCTACAAGGACAACTACAAAGAAATTTCTGGCGGTTTTAAGAATACAACCAACAACCGTATGGAACTCACCGCCGTTATCGAAGCTCTCCAGGCCCTGACCCGGCCCTGCGACGTCGTCCTCTACTCTGACTCAAAGTATTTTCTCGACGCTATCCGGAAAGGATGGCTCAAGAACTGGCTCAAAAACGGCTGGAAAACCGCCGGTAAAAAGCCCGTTAAGAACAAAGACCTTTGGCAAAAAATTATCCCCCTCATCGAAAAGCACTCCATTCAATATGAGTGGGTCAAAGGGCACTCCGGGAACCCCGACAACGAGCGCTGCGACATCCTCGCAAAAGAAGCCGCTCAGCTCCCCGGACTCCCTAAGGACCCTGGATTTACTGAATAA